A single Metarhizium brunneum chromosome 5, complete sequence DNA region contains:
- the SAT4_8 gene encoding Serine/threonine-protein kinase HAL4/SAT4 — MALSLGQVHPWTTSNTLGPAEDQPMSSSAKETGEARASLPAHPKRPAPSPPSSVSAKQSEAPTPTPTATDSSTTTSATSDSLSVPYYSSSYSSSPRQFPSDITDPILEEGDVGSGTDSPIEPVTPVSGGRLSQDFTTLRQSHYSHYSDYQALQRAQTAQNPPTSAPKKAPLLISQSSAPPAALVSSDPSSTPRAAESETSPQAPLQQRTTRGSTKSLKRTMSRLFKRSNSSLEKEREFVIVDTPAPISESAPQSTSYLNGNDAPSSRYLNGNKSSTTTQSISPPSPGSPLEMAPSHRSAIDTNGTLPNAVDFQKKNRATTGLTLRGRAVNFVGATMGRGNRPTKGPRRASSFDMSNRPPVPALPKPIDEEKTYPPERLPWPLPPDAGTGAKARRMSLSLPDDFTVDVAELLSEFEYQHKLLGRHGKHLGKGAASKVTLMVRKGCPGELYAVKEFRGKSNRESQGDYEKKIKSEFSIGKSLHHPNIVETVRLCTDHGRWNHVMEYCAEGDLFGLVQKGFFKGEDKKKDRLCLFKQLIQGVNYLHANGIAHRDIKLENLLLTKDSKLKITDFGVSEVFSGTHPGLREAGGQCGQNMGEVRLCSPGICGSEPYIAPEVLEKKHSYDPRALDVWGSAIVMIYLTFGGAIWSRAQLGNLHYDKLVKGWNRWYEKHPECDACITDTDYPNCYALDVGVNPPALRRILLQMLNPDPAKRIPINEVVNNRWMKNVECCQLESYDDPDQFIDATKKDYSSKISTKKIFCHNHLPPKTSGSHSLGKMPGTAGY; from the exons ATGGCGCTCTCACTGGGTCAGGTTCATCCGTGGACCACCTCGAATACACTGGGTCCGGCTGAAGACCAGCCAATGTCGTCTTCGGCTAAGGAGACGGGTGAGG CGCGAGCCTCGCTGCCGGCACACCCAAAGCGCCCTGCACCGTCGCCTCCCTCCAGTGTCTCAGCCAAGCAATCcgaggcgccgacgccgacgccgactgCCACGGACAGTTCCACAACTACTTCCGCCACATCGGATTCTCTCTCTGTTCCTTATTACTCAAGCAGCTATTCTTCCTCACCTCGCCAATTCCCCTCAGACATCACTGATCCTATTCTCGAAGAGGGGGACGTTGGATCTGGCACAGACTCGCCCATCGAGCCGGTCACTCCTGTGAGCGGAGGCCGCCTCTCCCAAGATTTCACTACTCTGCGCCAAAGCCACTACAGCCATTACAGCGATTACCAAGCACTGCAAAGAGCGCAGACGGCACAGAATCCTCCAACCTCGGCCCCGAAGAAGGCTCCTTTACTAATTTCGCAATCGTCTGCGCCGCCGGCTGCTCTGGTCAGCTCCGATCCGTCTTCCACACCAAGAGCCGCTGAATCAGAAACATCGCCGCAAGCGCCCCTCCAACAACGTACCACCCGTGGCTCTACCAAGAGTCTTAAACGCACCATGTCTCGGCTCTTCAAGCGCTCCAACTCTTCcttggagaaggagagggaaTTTGTCATTGTCGACACTCCTGCGCCAATCTCCGAGTCTGCACCACAATCAACTAGCTACCTCAATGGAAATGACGCACCAAGCAGCCGGTATCTGAATGGCAACAAGTCATCCACAACCACTCAGTCAATTTCGCCGCCGTCCCCAGGCTCACCCCTGGAAATGGCGCCTTCACATCGCTCGGCCATTGACACCAACGGTACGCTCCCCAACGCTGTCGATTTCCAGAAGAAGAACCGAGCAACAACAGGTCTAACCCTCCGTGGCCGGGCGGTGAATTTCGTTGGCGCTACAATGGGCCGTGGAAACCGCCCCACCAAGGGCCCTCGGAGAGCGAGCAGTTTCGACATGAGTAATAGACCTCCTGTGCCTGCTTTGCCGAAGCCCattgatgaagaaaagacGTACCCCCCCGAGCGGCTCCCATGGCCACTGCCTCCTGACGCCGGTACTGGCGCAAAGGCACGCCGCATGAGTTTAAGCCTCCCTGACGATTTTACCGTGGATGTTGCTGAGCTACTCTCCGAGTTTGAGTATCAGCACAAGTTGTTGGGTCGGCACGGGAAGCATTTGGGCAAGGGCGCCGCCTCCAAGGTTACTCTCATGGTCCGCAAGGGGTGTCCGGGTGAACTGTACGCAGTCAAAGAATTTCGAGGCAAGTCAAATCGTGAAAGCCAAGGAGACtacgagaagaagatcaagTCCGAGTTTAGCATCGGCAAGAGTCTTCACCATCCAAACATTGTTGAAACTGTTCGGCTATGTACCGACCATGGACGCTGGAATCATGTCATGGAGTATTGCGCAGAAGGAGACCTTTTCGGTCTTGTACAAAAGGGCTTTTTCAAaggcgaggacaagaagaaggatcgCCTGTGCCTGTTCAAGCAGTTGATTCAGGGTGTCAACTACCTTCACGCCAACGGCATCGCGCACCGGGACATCAAGCTCGAGaacctcctcctcaccaagGACAGCAAGTTAAAGATCACCGATTTTGGTGTTTCCGAAGTGTTCAGCGGAACCCACCCCGGCCTGAGAGAAGCCGGTGGCCAGTGTGGTCAGAATATGGGAGAAGTTCGCCTCTGCTCTCCTGGAATTTGTGGCAGTGAGCCGTATATTGCACCGGAAGttttggagaagaagcacaGCTACGACCCGCGGGCTCTGGATGTATGGGGCTCGGCTATTGTCATGATTTACCTAACCTTTGGCGGGGCCATCTGGTCTCGCGCTCAACTCGGCAACTTGCACTACGACAAATTGGTTAAGGGCTGGAATAGATGGTACGAGAAGCACCCCGAGTGCGATGCTTGCATTACAGACACAGACTACCCCAACTGCTACGCTCTAGACGTTGGTGTCAATCCCCCGGCACTGCGACGCATTCTCCTGCAAATGCTCAACCCCGACCCTGCCAAGCGCATTCCCATCAACGAAGTGGTCAACAACCGCTGGATGAAGAATGTTGAATGCTGCCAACTGGAGTCGTACGACGACCCCGACCAATTTATCGACGCGACCAAGAAGGACTACAGCAGCAAGATTTCAACCAAAAAGATCTTCTGTCACAATCACCTACCGCCAAAAACGAGTGGGTCTCACTCGCTGGGCAAAATGCCTGGCACTGCAGGCTACTAA
- the ISN1 gene encoding IMP-specific 5'-nucleotidase 1, giving the protein MTTRYRVEYALKTHRRDQFIEWVKGLLAVPFVLYSQPTGVLGDDASVAKMAEEAHRRYAEIMRDVEMMIDDHISRQRHNQTQLQGLEGAVASLIAPLPSKLGMLVPTAGPFFTRLPLEAAFKYQDRKRYISSRRYVAPSFNDVRLVLNSAQVMAVTGGALQLATFDGDVTLYDDGESLEPTSPIIPRLLDLLRKNIKIGIVTAAGYTTADRYYDRLHGLLDAIAASPDLDETQKRSVVIMGGEANYLFTYEPSSPHRLAPVPRPQWLTPEMAAWSEADIAALLDVAESALKDCVRTMNLPATIVRKDRAVGIIPSEPHIRIARESLEETVLVVQRILELSHLGSQTQAAGRSSSPATGRKGVPFCAFNGGRDVFVDIGDKSWGVTVCQQWFGRQGVAIRGENTLHVGDQFLSAGSNDFKARSVGTTAWIASPAETVELLDELADLMQKKLS; this is encoded by the exons ATGACGACTAGATATCGCGTCGAAT ATGCTCTCAAGACCCATCGGCGAGATCAGTTCATAG AATGGGTCAAGGGTCTTCTCGCAGTGCCCTTTGTGCTTTACTCCCAGCCGACGGGGGTGCTTGGTGACGATGCCAGCgtcgccaagatggccgAGGAGGCTCATCGGCGGTATGCAGAAATTATGCGTGATGTCGAGATGATGATTGATGATCATA TATCTCGTCAGAGACATAATCAAACCCAATTGCAAGGGTTAGAAGGCGCCGTAGCAAGTCTCATAGCCCCCTTGCCATCAAAACTAGGCATGCTGGTCCCCACAGCCGGTCCATTCTTCACCAGGCTGCCTTTGGAAGCTGCCTTCAAGTATCAAGACAGAAAACGATACATTTCGTCTAGACGATATGTAGCCCCGTCGTTCAACGACGTGCGCTTGGTGCTCAACTCAGCACAGGTCATGGCTGTGACTGGTGGTGCGCTGCAGCTTGCTACCTTTGATGGTGATGTGACGCTGTACGATGATGGAGAGAGTCTGGAGCCCACGAGCCCCATCATCCCGCGACTTCTCG ATCTTTTACGCAAAAACATAAAGATAGGTATTGTGACGGCGGCAGGATACACGACGGCTGATCGATACTACGACCGTCTCCATGGGCTATTGGAtgccatcgccgcctcccccgaCTTGGACGAAACTCAGAAGCGAAGTGTTGTCATCATGGGTGGCGAAGCCAACTACCTCTTCACATACGAGCCATCTTCGCCTCACCGCTTAGCGCCCGTCCCTCGACCGCAGTGGCTCACTCCCGAGATGGCAGCCTGGTCCGAAGCCGACATCGCCGCGCTTCTGGACGTGGCGGAATCCGCGCTCAAGGACTGTGTCCGCACAATGAATCTTCCAGCGACCATTGTACGCAAAGACCGTGCGGTCGGCATCATCCCGTCGGAGCCTCACATCCGCATCGCACGCGAAAGCCTCGAGGAGACGGTTCTTGTGGTGCAGCGAATCCTGGAACTTAGCCACCTTGGCTCGCAGACGCAGGCTGCTGGGCGGTCGTCGTCGCCTGCCACGGGGCGCAAGGGCGTCCCATTCTGTGCCTTCAACGGCGGGCGAGACGTCtttgtcgacattggcgaCAAGAGCTGGGGCGTCACTGTTTGCCAGCAGTGGTTTGGCCGGCAGGGCGTAGCCATCAGGGGCGAGAATACCCTCCATGTCGGAGATCAGTTTCTGAGCGCCGGATCCAACGACTTTAAAGCGCGAAGCGTGGGCACAACGGCTTGGATTGCCAGCCCGGCCGAGACGGTCGAACTCTTGGACGAGCTGGCCGACCTGATGCAGAAGAAGTTGTCATGA